Part of the Halanaerobiales bacterium genome, AATTCCATTAATTTTTGAATGACTACTTAATCTATCCATAATCCTACTTTTTTTATCATTTCTCTTTTTGGTATTTTCAGGATTGCGGGTGCATAACTTATCACTATAATAGTAATTCTTATCTTTTTCATGCTTTTCAATAAAGTCTTCACTAATATATGCTCCGTCAGTATCAAGTAAATGAATAATTTCTAAAATATCACCCTTATTATAATGTTCTTTGTCCAAAAAAGATAATATTTCTTCTGTTATACCTTCTACTAAAAAAAGAATTAATTTTTTAGTCATCAGCATCAACCTTACCAGCAGCTCTAAAAGCCCTAGCTATTTTATATTCATTGGTCCTCTCATAAACCTCTTCTTCCTGACCACCTAACTTAATTCCTCGATAGTAAAAGCTTCTTAGATTATTTGTTTCCTTAACATTGGTAAATCTAATATATCGATTCTGAGGATTAGTGGTTGTAAAAATCAATGACTCTTTATTAAGTTTCTCCAGGGGTCTTAGGTTATGAGAAGTAAAAACCAGCTGTCCCTTGGCTCTATCCTGAATAATCTCTAAGATTTCACCTAAAAGATATTCAAATATACCGGCATCAAGTTCATCAACCGCTAGACAAATACCTGGCTTATTATACATTGCAATCATCGCACTTAAAATAGATATAATCTTTTTAATACCATCCGACTCATATCTCAGAGGAATTTTAATTTCTCCTCTTTCCGCCAGCAACTCCAATTTAATTACTGGATCACCATTCTCGTCCAATTCTTCCCCATACTCTTTAATTGTAATTGTAAGATCTGGTATTATCTCTTTTAAAACAATGTTTAAATTATCGATAACATTTTTAACAGTAGAAAGCACCCGCTCGGGAACTGTTGTCGGCTCAGAAAGAGCTATTGCCAGATCTCCACCTTCTATTCTCTCTGAATCACTAACTTGAAAACAGAAGGGTATAATTAGATTGGCATTGATCATACTTGAACGAGAATTTCTGATCACAAATAGATTCATCCGAGCATACTGCTTAATTTCCATTATAATATCAGCAAATTCGTTAAAGGCCTCATTACCCCTATAAATATGATCCATCTCATTAGAAAAAACAAAAGATGTTTCATTCTTTTTGGCAAGCTCCTTAGCAACCTTAAGGTCAACCTTGGCCTCCTTATTATTTTTTGTGAGTAAATTATAGTTCTTCTGAGGTCTAAATAATTGCTTTTTATCATCTAGATTGTGAGTTATTATTCCTCGCTTATATGTCCAGCCATCTTCTTCAAGCTTTTTATATGAAAGGTCTTCCTTGATAATAACTGGAGCAGCATTCTCTCTTCTTTCAATTACCATTTCATAAAATAATTGATACCTATTTTCACCTAAGTTCATAGAAAAAACTGTATTAATAGAAGCTTCTTT contains:
- a CDS encoding AAA family ATPase, with the protein product MKEKMMRLQKMELNNFKNIRQGQIEFNSYKSEDFFSKTSDVLGIYGQNGSGKTAFIEGLWILKMVLLGESLPGNIKDYIYQGEKEASINTVFSMNLGENRYQLFYEMVIERRENAAPVIIKEDLSYKKLEEDGWTYKRGIITHNLDDKKQLFRPQKNYNLLTKNNKEAKVDLKVAKELAKKNETSFVFSNEMDHIYRGNEAFNEFADIIMEIKQYARMNLFVIRNSRSSMINANLIIPFCFQVSDSERIEGGDLAIALSEPTTVPERVLSTVKNVIDNLNIVLKEIIPDLTITIKEYGEELDENGDPVIKLELLAERGEIKIPLRYESDGIKKIISILSAMIAMYNKPGICLAVDELDAGIFEYLLGEILEIIQDRAKGQLVFTSHNLRPLEKLNKESLIFTTTNPQNRYIRFTNVKETNNLRSFYYRGIKLGGQEEEVYERTNEYKIARAFRAAGKVDADD